The Ziziphus jujuba cultivar Dongzao chromosome 5, ASM3175591v1 genome segment ACTCCACCGCCTTCACTTTCGTCGTAAACGGCATTATTTGCAATCAACAACATTATATGCCGAAAGGGCAACACAATAAATTTGGTCCATATCCATATCATGTGCATCattctttttccatttctttgCACATAATTTTTAAGGCAGTAAAACCAATCGAGCAAAAGCCTTATGTAAAATTAGTAAACCAATGTGGATACTGTTTCAGTTAGAAACTAAAGAAAAAGTTATAAAGCTCAAAGAATAAAGTAATTAACATGgagcaaattaaaaattacattaaactcatttatgtgtgtgtatatatatatatatacacacacacatcaGAATCTTCCTTAAGCTACACAGGTTTCTTGTCCAACTTGAATGAAGCCAATACAGATTTATTTTGGGTGACAGTACTATCGAGAGGGCAAGGCTTGGATTTCAAGGTTGTTTGCCTTAGTATGTCCAATAATGAAGTAGTTGGTTTCATTGCAGCTGTTGCCGTAGTTGACTTCTGGGTACTTGTCTTCATTTGCAACGTATTAAACTTGACTGGAGCAGTCCTTGGCCGGTTCTGTTTCTCAATCTGAATTCAGTTCATCACCCAACaaagttttaaatatattcaGCATCATTAAAGAAACACAGACATCGCTTTAGCATTTTATGTCATCCACAGCAAGTGAACGATAAAACATTAGAAACGAGCACAAATTGAATAGTAAAGATATGATTATGTTGGAGAAGTTTGTATGCATTCTGATAAAGCTCACCGCCTCTGAAGATTCCTCTAACTGAGACTGGTATGGTGCTTCTACCATCGGTATCATCTCGTTAAAGATAAAGGAACGAGCTGTTCCTGATCCTCGTTTCTTGGATGATGGTAGACAACGTGTTGACCCCCTTCCAAGGAAAGATGACTGCAGAAGTCACCAGTGGAAATGTCAAAACCAACGGCATTTGGTAACACTGATCTCTCAAAAATGGTATTAATTCATGTAAGACGGGACAAATTTTTTACTTGTACATTAAAGGATTGAAATTCTTGCATGAAAATACCTCAAGCATACCACAGGTAAAAAACAAATGACTAACTACTTTTGTGCAATGTGGGTTCATCATCAAGCCCAATTGTGTAAACATAGTGGGGTATAACGACAGAATATTTCCACCAGAAGAACTGTTGAAAGATTGAAATAAAAAGCAGTGCAGACTATATTTTAACATCCTGTAGCAAAAAGAAATTTACCTTCGATGATATATTTCTGTTTCCTCCCGTAAGTGGCATATCAAAAGAGGCTGCGAAAATTATAAAAGCAATGATAATAAGAAACAAACTAAAAATTCAGAAAAGCAATATATACTGCTTATCTTCTTTATCTACAAATGAGCTAAATAATGTAGGCTGTAGCAGATCATACAGAATGTTTTGGCTTTCTTCGTATTGCTAGGCACAATATTCAGCTTCTTTATACGACCAAAAATTTCTTTAGAACTTTCATCCTCTGCAGGTGACAGGAAAGTTGCCCGCTCTTCCTGTTTCAAATCATATTGTTGGTCTTCTATTAATAAAACTATAACACAATCAAATTTGATGAGAAAAAATTAAGTCCAGTAAGCCATAATTGTTTTTCTTAAGAGTGCTGCCCAGAACTCACAGCTTTTCCGAGCAGGCATTGTTTAGTCAGCCTCCTTTCTGTTTCCTCATCATCAGAGAAGTATGCATTATCGTTGTCAGTAAACATTTGAGGAATCATTTGCTTTACTTTACGTAAATTCATTCGCACAATATTTGTCATGACTAAATCTTCTGATTCTTCATAATCAACCCCTTCATCTTCCTCACCTTCAGCAACTTCTTTCTCTTCAAGCAAAGTAGTTTCTCTAAGTTTTGAACCACACTTCAATTTCTGCAGAAGATTTTCAGTTCCTACTGCATCCTGCTGTTCAAGCCACTTCTGATGGAGTTCATTCCGCTTTTCTTTATCAATTGGCTGTTCTTCATATCCAGTTGCTATCATGTCATTAAGCTCCTCAGCATctccatcatcttcatcttcatcattattTTGGAACCGCATTAGGTCATTGTCACTGTCATCTTCTTCCTCAGCTTCATCATCAACAAATGCTTTGACAGGATCCCCAAGTGGAGATGAAGACGAGTCTGCTAATCCATGTGGATGAGGATCGACATTCTCTTTATCATTATCCTCTTCATCAGTAGAACTACAAACAGAAACattaactttaaaataattttgttaaaaaaaaattaaaaaaaaaaaagatttcccaTTCTTAGTATCTTCAAATTAATGCAAACACAAGAGTCAATTTATGCTTTTACACCATTTTATTCTTATATCTAATAACTAAACCTAACTAAGATGATTCCACATTCCATTCAATTGCCAAGGGCCAAAAATATTGATAGAAGCACATCATTTAGATACCACTTGAATAAACTATTGACAGATGAACAGAGGTAGACTGTTCATGATGTACAAGAATAGATTGAAATCTgagaaataaagataaattaCAGCATccaaaaacagcaaaggaatGTAAAACTTTGATCACTTACACATCATCATGAGGGGCAGAATCAAACTTTAAGTTCATTACAAGTATGGATGGTGCAAAAGTCTCTTCCAAAGGACTGCTAGGTGTCTCATTCATTTGATCATCTTTTGCATCACTTGTTTGGGAATCAGAAAAAAGGTCCTAGAACATGTAATATGACAagtaattatcaatttatttcaaCAGTGGCAGCAATACATTTTCAAACTGTAGTAATGAAGGACAGGGTAGAGAACCTGAGTATCATCAATGGGAGCTCGAAACTCCTGTTTGGATTCTTCAACCACAGCCTGCAAATTCAAGAAGACAATCATACCAACAATTACAAGCCCACCTCAGGATGACTTTATCACCTATTTTGCTGAGCACATTAAGGATTATAGAAAAACTTCAGCAAGCTTgtacaagaataaaatccacTTTCAAATGTCACAGCAAACAATGagagaaataatgaaaaaaacacATTATAGATGTCACAGTGCTTTCTTCACTATCAATTTTCTATAGAAGACCAGAAGTTCTCTTTATATGCCTCTTTTTAACTCACCATTTTGGAAGCAACTTTTTCACAGCTCGGGTATGTTACGTTATCATTATATCCATCCATATGTAGCCTATCATTGTCGTTCTCCACTTCGGTTGGATGCGCAATTGTCTTCTCAATTGTAGCTTCTGAAACTCTATTATCTTCTCTTTCGTTAACATGAAAGCATTCTATATTGTGGTTCACGATAACCTCCGTTGAGAaactatcatcatcatcaataaaATAAGTTCCACTCACAATGACAGACCtgcacaccaaaaaaaaaaaaaaaatagaaggcaAAATGCATCAATTGACATCGCCAGTTTAATAAATAAACCATAAACTGATTTGCTacatatattcaaatttaaatgatgGAATACCTACTTTTTCGAAATCTCGTGCTTCCGTTGTCGAATCTTCTCCAAAACTGAAGATATGGGTTTATGAACGATAGGTGCAGCTTTAAACCCCGTATCTCTACTTTCTAGAGCATGCAAAATTTACGATGTAAGTGGATGCATAAAGCTAAAGTAGCTCTATAAATAAGTAAAGATTAGCTTTATACCTCGCAACAGTCTTTGAGATTCAGCATGGAGTTGCTTCATATTATTTCTTCTTTCCTGCAAATtcaaaacaattataaacaaattcaataaaggaaataaaaatttgcCACAAAAAAATGTGTAAGGCCTAGAGACCTTCTCCGTCATCCGTTTGGGCTTCCCTTCGAAACTACCATTGTCTgtcctctttttcttcttcttgtttttctcGTCTCCAAGATCATCAGCATTAGGCCGTTTCTTCTCCAATTCCTCCAAGCGCACGTCTTCATTTTCCTCTTGAACCCCGTTCCTTCGATCCTCAACAACTTTCTCATCAGTTTCGACACCAATGGCATCAAAATCCAAAGCTCTCTTAGCCCCAGAGACATCTTCCTCACCGCCCAAACCAGTAAAACCAGAATCCAAAGCACTTCCACTGCACAATTCCTCGGATCTCGATCCAGACCCCAATATCTCATTGGATTCCTGAAAATCTTGAGCTCCAGATTTGGAGGAATTCGTATCAGGATTGAGAGGGTTACCATCTGATCGATCGAGGTGGGGTGGTTCTTGGGAAACCCTAACCGCTTTCTTCAAGCGCTTCAGCTTTCTTTCACGGACCGGTGACTGAGAGGAAGCTTCATCGGGAGATGAAAATGTCTGAAAATCATCGTCGCTCTCCATCCCAGCGATGATTCTCTAGATATTGagttataaaaaagtaaaaattaaaaaataaagataaaaacagaagaaaaaaatagaagagaCGAAATAAAAGGATTATCTATGTGCCATTTCTATGGGTTTTAAGGCggcaaatattttgaaaatttagagGGAAAGTGTTTTACCACTGTTTTGGATTTGTGCCACTGCCGCCAAAATTACCGGTTTCGCTGGCGGACGGATCAACCCGAAACCATTGTTCCTGAGGATCAACGGGTGTGATTTTATGAATTATTAAGGCTCATGTTCAAGCCAAACACAGACCGAGTAGACTAGAGACTCGCGATTGGgttgtatccaaaaatatttttttttaatttaaaataataaaattgaagacataaatattgtataaacaatatacttcaattttcattttaaaaaatataattgaaattttattttttggataacaaattttcttttttttgtgaatttttggaTAACAACATTTCTTGCCCATTTGataatcaaatattataaattaattttaccaaaaaaattatatggtatAAATTAACCTATAAACTAGCCATAAGTAGCGGTGAGCGAATGCCATTTGTTGTGACATAATTTTCAGCTTttcataatatcaaaatatttatccatTCATGGATTCTCATTTGTATACAAGAAGAACTATGGTatcctataaaaaaataaagagggaAATGAGAttagaatattaaaatgatTTCATATGATCtgttaaatctaaaataaaaaaaaaaaagaagatcatATCGGCTTACCTCatgagattaaaaaaatgttttt includes the following:
- the LOC107420235 gene encoding uncharacterized protein LOC107420235, yielding MESDDDFQTFSSPDEASSQSPVRERKLKRLKKAVRVSQEPPHLDRSDGNPLNPDTNSSKSGAQDFQESNEILGSGSRSEELCSGSALDSGFTGLGGEEDVSGAKRALDFDAIGVETDEKVVEDRRNGVQEENEDVRLEELEKKRPNADDLGDEKNKKKKKRTDNGSFEGKPKRMTEKERRNNMKQLHAESQRLLRESRDTGFKAAPIVHKPISSVLEKIRQRKHEISKKSVIVSGTYFIDDDDSFSTEVIVNHNIECFHVNEREDNRVSEATIEKTIAHPTEVENDNDRLHMDGYNDNVTYPSCEKVASKMAVVEESKQEFRAPIDDTQDLFSDSQTSDAKDDQMNETPSSPLEETFAPSILVMNLKFDSAPHDDVSTDEEDNDKENVDPHPHGLADSSSSPLGDPVKAFVDDEAEEEDDSDNDLMRFQNNDEDEDDGDAEELNDMIATGYEEQPIDKEKRNELHQKWLEQQDAVGTENLLQKLKCGSKLRETTLLEEKEVAEGEEDEGVDYEESEDLVMTNIVRMNLRKVKQMIPQMFTDNDNAYFSDDEETERRLTKQCLLGKAEERATFLSPAEDESSKEIFGRIKKLNIVPSNTKKAKTFSSFDMPLTGGNRNISSKSSFLGRGSTRCLPSSKKRGSGTARSFIFNEMIPMVEAPYQSQLEESSEAIEKQNRPRTAPVKFNTLQMKTSTQKSTTATAAMKPTTSLLDILRQTTLKSKPCPLDSTVTQNKSVLASFKLDKKPV